A single Lolium perenne isolate Kyuss_39 chromosome 6, Kyuss_2.0, whole genome shotgun sequence DNA region contains:
- the LOC127308077 gene encoding gamma-glutamyl peptidase 5 — translation MTVAPATQLAGGGRRYALLLALNDSEYARKAHGGYGKVFVGALRSSAEDTWDCYRVIDGEFPAAEELVLYDGFVVSGSPHDAHGDGAPCWVRRLCLLLQTVHAMGKRVLGVCFGHQALCRALGGKVGRATGGWVVGVKEVTFVEDVEGFEFLEEGVSRRMSASIIEVHQDEVWEVPPGGKVLAYSDKTRVEMFAVGDNALGIQGHPEYTNDILLNLIGRLVNDGTVDGCAGEAARRTAESGGPDREFWTGLCKGFLMGGGAAVAARTPAPELSCCHHVAVACIPAAASGPIGL, via the exons ATGACGGTGGCCCCGGCGACGCAGCTGGCTGGCGGCGGGAGGCGGTACGCGCTGCTGCTGGCGTTGAACGACTCGGAGTACGCCAGGAAGGCGCACGGCGGGTACGGCAAGGTCTTCGTCGGCGCCCTCCGCTCCAGCGCCGAGGATACCTGGGACTGCTACCGCGTCATCGACGGCGAGTTCCCTGCGGCCGAAGAGCTGGTACTCTACGACGGGTTCGTGGTGAGCGGCAGCCCGCACGACGCCCACGGCGACGGCGCGCCGTGCTGGGTGCGCCGGCTCTGCCTCCTCCTCCAGACCGTGCACGCCATGGGCAAGCGCGTCCTCGGCGTCTGCTTCGGCCACCAGGCCCTCTGCCGCGCGCTCGGCGGGAAGGTCGGGAGAGCGACCGGCGGGTGGGTCGTCGGCGTGAAGGAGGTGACATTTGTGGAGGATGTGGAAGGTTTTGAGTTCTTGGAGGAGGGGGTTTCTCGCCGGATGAGCGCCAGCATCATCGAGGTTCACCAAGATGAG GTGTGGGAGGTACCGCCCGGTGGCAAGGTGCTAGCCTACTCCGACAAGACGCGCGTGGAGATGTTCGCCGTCGGCGACAACGCCCTCGGCATCCAGGGCCACCCGGAGTACACCAACGACATCCTCCTCAACCTCATCGGCCGCCTCGTCAACGACGGCACCGTCGACGGCTGCGCGGGCGAGGCCGCGCGCCGGACGGCGGAGAGCGGCGGGCCGGACCGCGAGTTCTGGACGGGGCTATGCAAGGGCTTCCTGATGGGCGGTGGCGCCGCCGTAGCCGCCAGGACTCCGGCGCCGGAGCTGAGCTGCTGCCACCACGTCGCCGTCGCGTGCATCCCTGCAGCTGCTTCAGGTCCCATTGGCTTGTAG